The following proteins are co-located in the Vigna angularis cultivar LongXiaoDou No.4 chromosome 2, ASM1680809v1, whole genome shotgun sequence genome:
- the LOC108327152 gene encoding receptor-like protein kinase FERONIA gives MDPTCTRTALRTSLFLFLMWCLSFLSTADDIYHPTDLFSISCGSSTNFSTPDTRNWTSDNHFLSPTNPSVAAPSLTPSTIQGPYTHARLSYSSFNYSFPVTPGPKFIRLFFYSTSYHNFPRFQASFSVTAGPYTLLQDFNASLNADADDDPSHSDILFREYCVYFGDGENLTITFFPSTTDSYAFINGIEIVSMPPYLYYTDPHSTEQPQYVGKMTPYVTEHKFALETMFRLVVSAEIPSSGDTGMLRTWKPDIKYVTTQYYQPVDYEKIKRLTFITTYNYTAPDQVYRTVRSMGLNASINMGFNLTWQLPVDSDFTYMIRLHFCQLDPRVNNTGGVIFKIIIADQLASNWTDVLMWTDNQRGVPVVKDYVVSILAPDNQKKAYLSVKLHPHDKSLIKDAQLNAIELFKISDPTGNLAGPNPDLPPLSKTKKSRTPAAVAGAVSGVLLFSFIVAFFLIKRRKNVVDNKGPNKKEGTSRSSGSLLIPTALCRQFSMAEMKVATNNFDKVFEVGVGGFGNVYKGHLDKGSTTVAVKRLKPGSRQGIREFKNEIQILSQLCHPNIVSLIGYCYENNEMILVYDFMNHGNLSDHLYDTDNPSLSWKRRLQICIGVARGLHYLHTGVEQVIIHRDVKSSNILLDEKWVAKVSDFGLSRIGGPSGSSMSLVSVNTEVKGSIGYLDPEYYKRYLLTEKSDVYSLGVMLLEVLSGRKPLLPGEEKQRISLVNWAKHCYEKGTPNEIVDTELKDQVAPQSLRKFIEVAFTCLLEDGTQRPSMNDVVELLEFALQLQDGVVNGALQSALNYEDCNTPKNSII, from the coding sequence ATGGACCCAACTTGCACACGAACTGCTTTAAGAACCAGtctcttcctcttccttatGTGGTGCCTCTCTTTCCTTTCCACAGCAGACGATATTTATCATCCCACTGACCTCTTTAGCATCAGTTGTGGCTCATCGACCAACTTCTCCACTCCCGACACTCGGAATTGGACTTCAGACAATCACTTCCTCTCTCCAACAAACCCCTCAGTCGCTGCTCCTTCACTCACACCATCTACCATACAGGGTCCCTACACCCATGCTCGTCTCTCTTACTCCTCATTCAATTACTCCTTCCCTGTCACACCAGGCCCCAAGTTCATTCGTCTCTTCTTCTACTCTACTTCATACCATAACTTCCCTCGCTTCCAAGCCTCTTTCTCAGTCACAGCAGGCCCCTACACCCTCCTTCAAGATTTCAATGCTTCCCTCAACGCCGACGCAGATGATGACCCTAGCCACTCTGACATCTTGTTCAGAGAGTATTGCGTTTACTTTGGAGACGGTGAGAACCTGACTATAACCTTCTTTCCCAGTACTACTGATTCATACGCTTTCATCAACGGGATCGAGATTGTTTCGATGCCCCCTTATCTCTACTACACCGATCCTCACTCCACAGAGCAGCCGCAATATGTTGGCAAAATGACTCCATATGTCACTGAGCACAAATTTGCTCTCGAGACCATGTTCAGGTTAGTCGTTTCCGCTGAAATTCCTTCCTCAGGGGACACGGGTATGCTCAGAACGTGGAAACCTGACATCAAGTACGTAACTACTCAATATTATCAACCAGTTGattatgagaaaattaaaaggCTGACGTTCATTACAACCTATAACTACACGGCACCAGACCAAGTGTACAGAACCGTTCGGAGTATGGGACTTAATGCCTCTATCAACATGGGTTTCAATCTCACATGGCAGCTTCCTGTTGATTCTGACTTCACCTACATGATACGGTTACACTTTTGCCAGCTTGATCCGAGGGTTAACAACACTGGTGGCGTGATTTTCAAAATCATCATAGCGGATCAGTTGGCAAGCAACTGGACAGACGTTCTCATGTGGACTGATAATCAGAGGGGTGTACCGGTGGTTAAAGACTACGTAGTTTCCATCTTAGCCCCAGATAATCAGAAAAAGGCATATCTTTCTGTGAAATTACACCCTCACGATAAAAGCTTGATCAAAGACGCCCAACTAAACGCAATTGAACTCTTCAAAATAAGCGACCCAACAGGTAATCTCGCTGGGCCGAACCCAGACCTGCCTCCattatcaaaaactaaaaagagcAGAACCCCTGCCGCCGTTGCAGGGGCAGTTTCGGGTGTCCTTTTGTTCTCCTTTATTGTCGCCTTTTTCCTCATCAAACGCCGGAAGAATGTCGTTGACAACAAGGGTCCCAATAAAAAGGAAGGAACTTCTCGGAGCAGCGGCTCATTACTGATACCTACCGCTCTCTGCCGACAGTTCTCAATGGCCGAAATGAAAGTCGCAACCAACAACTTCGACAAAGTCTTCGAGGTTGGCGTCGGAGGCTTCGGCAACGTGTACAAAGGTCACCTCGACAAAGGCTCAACTACTGTCGCAGTCAAAAGGCTTAAACCGGGTTCTCGCCAAGGTATTCGCGAGTTCAAGAACGAGATCCAAATTCTGTCTCAACTTTGTCACCCCAATATCGTTTCCCTCATTGGTTACTGCTACGAGAACAACGAGATGATCCTCGTTTACGATTTCATGAATCACGGCAACCTCAGTGACCATCTCTACGACACTGATAACCCGTCTTTGTCGTGGAAACGTAGGCTCCAGATATGCATAGGTGTTGCACGAGGATTGCATTATCTGCATACAGGTGTGGAGCAGGTGATCATTCACCGTGACGTGAAGAGCAGCAATATCTTGTTGGATGAAAAATGGGTGGCGAAGGTTTCAGATTTCGGATTATCCCGAATTGGGGGGCCCAGTGGTTCTTCGATGAGTCTCGTGAGCGTGAACACTGAGGTGAAAGGTAGTATTGGATATTTGGACCCAGAATATTACAAGCGATACCTTTTGACGGAGAAGTCTGACGTGTACTCACTTGGAGTGATGTTGTTGGAGGTGTTATCTGGGAGGAAGCCTTTGCTCCCTGGGGAGGAAAAGCAACGAATTTCACTTGTTAATTGGGCGAAACATTGCTATGAGAAGGGAACTCCGAATGAGATTGTGGATACAGAACTCAAGGACCAGGTAGCACCTCAGTCTCTGCGCAAATTTATTGAGGTTGCATTCACCTGTTTGCTTGAAGACGGGACTCAACGACCTTCCATGAACGATGTCGTTGAGCTGTTGGAATTTGCTCTTCAGCTTCAGGATGGTGTTGTTAATGGTGCGTTGCAGAGTGCTCTTAATTATGAAGATTGTAACACCCCCAAAAACAGCATTATTTAG
- the LOC108329357 gene encoding receptor-like protein kinase ANXUR2: MFLKCLGFSCSKNTSQRNYPTIIEELSLQFSLSHLTKSTNNFDPKRVVGRDSFWEVYEASLQHRHGSPYTLTIKRFNVKYNGNFKNEIELLCQLRHPNIVSLVGFCNHKKEKIIVYEYLSNESLDRQLERGELSWKKRLEICIGAARGLHYLHAGAKRTIIHRDIKPSNILLDANMEPKISGFDLSVQGQRFMSKPKPIKVDSVAGTIGYVAAEQFMNLTITDKTDVYSFGMVLFEVVSGKTYMSLIEEEEKFEMPVEEKVDPKIKGKITPESWQVFIDIVQGCLKYEADERPTMGEVEVQLEHALLLQEQADITNIHGDYVLLSKTIINLKAS; encoded by the exons ATGTTTCTCAAATGTCTGGGCTTCAGCTGTTCCAAGAACACATCTCAGAGAAATTATCCAACAATTATAGAAGAGTTGAGCCTTCAATTTTCTCTCTCCCATCTTACCAAATCAACCAACAACTTTGATCCAAAAAGGGTAGTTGGACGTGATTCATTTTGGGAAGTATATGAAGCTTCTCTCCAACATAGACACGGCTCTCCTTATACACTCacaataaaaagatttaatgtaaaatacaaTGGCAACTTCAAGAATGAAATAGAGTTGCTCTGCCAGCTTCGTCACCCTAATATCGTCTCTCTTGTAGGATTCTGCAACCacaagaaagagaaaattattGTGTACGAATACCTGTCCAATGAATCTCTAGATCGACAACTTGAAAGAGGGGAACTTTCGTGGAAGAAAAGACTAGAGATTTGCATAGGAGCAGCACGTGGACTGCACTATCTTCACGCTGGAGCCAAGCGCACCATCATTCATCGCGACATCAAACCTAGCAACATTCTTTTGGATGCAAACATGGAGCCAAAGATTTCAGGTTTTGATCTTAGCGTACAGGGACAGCGTTTTATGTCAAAGCCAAAGCCAATTAAAGTAGATTCTGTTGCGg GTACTATTGGCTACGTGGCTGCGGAGCAATTTATGAACCTGACCATCACAGATAAAACCGATGTTTATTCATTTGGTATGGTTCTATTCGAAGTTGTGAGTGGAAAGACATATATGAGTTTaatagaagaagaggaaaagttTGAAATGCCGGTTGAAGAGAAAGTTGATCCGAAAATCAAAGGAAAGATTACACCTGAGTCTTGGCAAGTCTTTATAGATATCGTGCAAGGATGCTTGAAATACGAAGCAGATGAGCGACCAACAATGGGTGAGGTAGAGGTGCAACTTGAGCATGCTCTGTTGTTGCAGGAACAAGCAGATATCACAAACATCCATGGTGATTATGTTTTATTGTCTAAAACCATTATTAACCTAAAGGCTAgttag